The Macrobrachium nipponense isolate FS-2020 chromosome 27, ASM1510439v2, whole genome shotgun sequence genome includes a region encoding these proteins:
- the LOC135200774 gene encoding uncharacterized protein LOC135200774 isoform X2, translating into MKEYLATLIFHGLVLMLAVRTASSHPHPLYGLASFVQEDPFGQPGRQEHPNSKRGFWEKRSSEEVGDVEGFESYPVPQLQWTKRNFHEKKGFGTMMPAFLVNLYRPDVSALPQNSPFSPPRGSTMREKRSNSQ; encoded by the exons ATGAAG GAGTATTTGGCAACGCTCATATTCCACGGATTGGTGCTGATGTTGGCAGTAAGGACAGCCTCTAGCCATCCTCATCCTCTCTATGGGCTGGCATCCTTCGTTCAAGAAGATCCTTTTGGTCAGCCTGGAAGACAAGAGCACCCCAACTCAAAAAGAGGGTTCTGGGAGAAAAGGTCGTCGGAGGAAGTCGGTGATGTCGAGGGCTTTGAGAGTTATCCCGTTCCT CAACTTCAGTGGACCAAGAGAAACTTCCATGAGAAGAAGGGGTTCGGAACGATGATGCCAGCTTTTCTCGTGAACCTGTACAGACCTGACGTCTCTGCCTTGCCCCAGAATTCCCCTTTCTCCCCCCCAAGAGGAAGCACCATGAGGGAGAAGAGGAGCAATAGCCAGTGA
- the LOC135200773 gene encoding uncharacterized protein LOC135200773, producing MSYFTLHHCGVSAVRESSESPTSSTGPLYLDRAQDLLRSSSLPEQVGGVLLESCGSVVGLSILLLVFVLESDRLPLKMSAAKIALMLVCLAVVGANANNCGTCDQSSCAPVDDINCDWGIVWDDCNCCHVCTQGPGERCGGEGNKFGKCGVGLTCVPSSPRESEGTCQRQLLPVHRP from the exons ATGAGCTATTTTACGTTACATCACTGTGGGGTTTCCGCTGTTAGGGAGTCGAGCGAGAGTCCTACTTCTTCCACAGGACCACTCTATCTGGACCGTGCACAGGACCTACTACGTAGCTCCTCCCTTCCAGAACAAGTAGGCGGCGTTCTCCTGGAATCCTGTGGCAGTGTAGTAGGACTCTCGATACTCCTGTTGGTTTTTGTACTGGAGAGCGATCGCCTTCCGTTAAAGATGTCTGCTGCTAAAATTGCCCTGATGCTCGTTTGTCTCGCTGTCGTTGG AGCAAACGCCAACAACTGCGGCACCTGTGATCAGTCTTCTTGTGCCCCAGTAGATGACATCAACTGCGACTGGGGCATCGTGTGGGACGACTGCAACTGTTGCCATGTTTGCACACAG GGGCCAGGCGAGAGGTGCGGGGGCGAGGGCAACAAATTCGGGAAATGCGGTGTTGGTCTCACCTGCGTGCCATCATCACCCAGGGAGAGTGAGGGAACGTGCCAGAGGCAACTGTTGCCAGTACATAGACCCTAA